One Mya arenaria isolate MELC-2E11 chromosome 5, ASM2691426v1 genomic window carries:
- the LOC128235224 gene encoding uncharacterized protein LOC128235224, which yields MMIILVCLIGFCCAQSQSLNKRTEPSCYTSNRFEYEFGVLEKLESLQRDKNELLANFKSLTALVDQLVRKTDEDKLMIQNLTDTVNSIKGLKDPGGDTYNRWGRTECPIDIDAELVYNGFAGGAPHDKHGNGANYLCLPKDPQWGPDTTPSYKGDVHGAEYQVHGTFWDHLKDNDIPCAVCRTSKTNVLMIPARQECYEGWNKEYHGYLMAERDTHPSNKEYICMDGEPEARIGTQADVNGALLHFQQAVCGSLPCLPYIGGRELTCVVCTYESL from the exons ATGATGATCATTTTAGTGTGTTTAATAGGGTTTTGCTGTGCGCAAAGTCAATCATTAAATAAACGGACAGAGCCTTCTTGCTATACAAGCAACCGGTTTGAGTACGAGTTTGgggtgctggaaaaactcgaAAGCTTACAGAGGGACAAAAACGAACTACTTGCTAACTTCAAATCTCTTACAGCTCTCGTTGACCAGCTGGTCAGAAAAACTGATG AGGACAAATTGATGATACAAAACCTCACAGACACTGTTAACAGTATAAAAGGACTTAAGGATCCCGGTGGAGACACCTACAATCGCTGGGGAAGAACAGAGTGCCCAATCGATATTGACGCTGAACTCGTCTACAACGGGTTTGCTGGTGGGGCACCGCATGATAAGCATGGCAACGGTGCCAACTACCTATGTCTACCTAAGGATCCACAGTGGGGTCCGGATACGACGCCAAGCTACAAAGGTGACGTGCATGGTGCCGAGTATCAAGTTCATGGAACATTCTGGGACCATTTAAAAGACAACGACATACCGTGTGCCGTGTGTAGGACGTCCAAAACCAATGTTCTTATGATTCCAGCCAGACAAGAATGCTACGAAGGTTGGAATAAAGAATACCATGGTTATCTTATGGCGGAACGGGATACTCATCCATCtaataaagaatatatttgcATGGATGGTGAACCAGAAGCACGAATAGGGACACAAGCTGATGTAAACGGAGCACTGCTACATTTTCAGCAAGCAGTGTGTGGCTCCCTGCCATGTCTGCCTTACATTGGAGGAAGAGAACTAACATGTGTAGTTTGTACATATGAGTCATTGTAA